The genomic DNA TTTTAACAGCGTGGATTTAAATAGTTCTAACAATTCTTCTTTCGTTTGCGCGTTACTAGATCTTTCTTTGATTTTGCTAAATTTCTTCTCGTCGTCCTTATTTGACATTTCTTTGTTCACTGGGGTTCGTAGCTCGACGATGTCGTAAGTATTTTTCATGGAAAGTCGTTGATTACCAGCAGGCTGCGATATCGATTTCGACTTCCGATGGCTCTTCGACTTCGATGGAGCATTCCTCTTATTTGTTTCTCCGTTCTCACATTGTGCAGAGTCCGGTTCCGATTCCGTTTTAGGGAGCTTACTTTCCAAGTATTCAGATATTTCTCTCAAACTCGTTTCTGAAAAGTGTATATAGGTATTAATATAATGTACATTTTTGATAATAACGATTCATGTTTCCTTCATCAAAACTAATCTAACGAATATTtccaatatacattttttattatactcGAAATTATAAAAGGAGACTTATATTAATACCATACTGTATTATTGAATGGTAACATAAATTCACcctgtttttatatttattatataaatggaGAAAATGAACAGAATATgttacaacctaatatattacaTTGTACTATCATACATTATACCTTGTATAGCATAACATTCTAAGAAAACAATAGATCAAATTTTTGTCTTTTACTTTGAACTTTCTGTTGAGCCGCATCCGTGTTGCTATTTAGTAAATTCGCAGCTTCTTCTTTCATTTCGCTATCGGTTCTCGATTTCTTTAGGTCTGCGCATGAAACACGTGACTTTCGTTCCGGTTTAACCGGCGTCGCGTTCTCGGAAATGTTTGCCTCTGTTTTAACATTTTCCCTTCGCAATCTAGTGCAACAGACATTGTATTTCGTGATGCGTTCCACTGCCATATCTGCTTCCGTGATTTTACCCTTTGCTAGTAGCCACCTTGGTGATTCTGGTATTATCCTGAAAGCAACATCTATTATAGTTTCCCAAAGCATGTGTTTCGATACTACAATCTCATTTTTCATTCTAtcaaaaacaataataatataccaAATATAGAGCACGGTTATAGCAGTGGGAACTGAGACAGCTAATTGTAGAATTCTCCAATCGGGTATAACGTAACTAAGCGCGGCTAAGAGCATCAAACCAATAGCCCAGGCAATTTGCATAACTAATGCAACGAAAGTCCGTGCTTTCACAGGAAACAGTTCCAAGGAAAGGATGTACGTCGAATTTTGCAGACCCTGAACGAAAACTCCTTGTAGTCCTCGAAGAGCCAGAAACGTGGGATAATTCTGAAATGGACACTTTATTCagcaagaaaaaggaaattattCTCGTCAAGTTGATATTCAACGActgtttctttgtttctttctcgttttactTTCCATATCGAACAAAAGATTTAATTAACACAGTACATTTATTTGATTCGTTATTCCACTTATATACattcaaatacatttttaatgtaaattaagaGCGAAGTAACGTATcagtttccttttttatttgaatacagttaatttttatcatctattatcattttcaataaattataaaatttaatagaatatcTAAGAAAGGAATTTTGATAAAATCTCCACTTTAGTTCATTTTTGACATAAGTtaagaattaagttaaaattaaCTTGTTCGTCTTCTTCataatttcgaattattttccttaaattgaaaaatgtctATACCTGCACAACATATAGTGCAACAGCCATCGTGCCCTGAGTATAAAGGCAAATCGCTTGAACCGGAAGTCTTCCTATTCGATCTGCTAAAAGTCCAGCGATACAAGCGCCCATTAAAACCCCGATGTAATAAACTGTCGGTCCAAGAAACGTCAAATACCGTTTCTCACAAACTAAACTCCATTCTGTTACTACGCTATTTTCTCCGAATTCAGTTGCAAATTGATAGTTGCTGAAGCACAAGTCTGTGCTCGAAGATTCTTTAAGACCGGAAGTCTCGTTAACTGCAACGGTCACGTTGCCAAGCTCTTGGCAACCATATATTCGTTTCGTTCCATTCTTTGGCTGTAATATGCAAATGaatcattttgtaaaattttaactAAGTAGCTCATGCTAACTAAATAATTCAATATCTGTTCGACACTGTGTTGGACATTAAAAcattgagaaataaaaattagaggAACTTctgtttaataatttcttttacatAACAGTGCAAAAAATAATGATTAATTAcataaatacgtataatttcATACGCAGAACAGTAAAAAATAGccaaatttctatttacataaattagtTTCTTACATAAACAACAATAACAAAACTAATAGTAAGAGTAATTAATGATTCACATGTAATTCTATATCACTCtttattaataatatgaaatttatgtaaatttatgaaCTAATTTTGCATTTTTGAGTAAGTTaatgaataatttgaaattcaaaaggTGTGTCAAACTTTGCAAAAGACAAAAGTTAGCGAATTAttcgaattaataattcatgaCATTTCTCAAGATGCATGTACCTCATTCACGAGTTGAACACTTAATATCTTActgttttatttcaaataatttatatacgtGAGAGAATGATAGAGAGTAGTTATacagaaaaattattcaaaacttCGTAAGCTAAAGCAAAACACATacgtaaataacaataaatatcaaatatttctgTGATTGTAAATAAATGAATCACTTCAGATGGATTTAGGTCAAAAGAGTGTTAGAAAGAATGaattataacaaaatttgtaaataagaaTTCGTTGCACACGCTATtttaatacatatgtacttgccacataattaatcaaattaataaGCTATGAAACGTATATAAGATATAATTAGTGAAAAGAGAAATACCTAGATAACTGAGACAAAAGAAACTTACCTGACAATAAAATTTAGGCGTATAATTGTGAAACACCGGGAGCGCGTGGCTCATTGCAACGATGACATAATTGATGCCAAGTAACAGCACGATGACTACTTGAAAGCATCCAACCTTTACTTCCTCCGCATTCATTTCTTCAAACAATCCTGTACCAATTCTGTCTTTCACAGAATATAAATCACGGGAGACGATAATCAcagaacaaaaattaataataatagcgtATTAATAAATTCACAATTTATCATACAATTCACAAATGAACAATGATAGTCCAACCAAGTGAAGAAATCAATACTGAAATTCCTATTACACGAAGAACGATCCACTTCTCCATTTGTAACGggaaaatacaaaatgaaaaagagagTAAAAAGGAGGAAGATATGTGCAAAAATGAGATTTTACAAAGTTAAAAGAAGTTTGATAAACGCATGTCACTGTGCGGAGTGACAAAATGGAAATTCGTGGCAACAAGTGAAACTTGTCGCGGAGTCCGAACAAAGTGTCATCGGTGAGGGTAAAGCACGCACTAACAGAGACGGGGTCCTCTCTCTCGAAGGATGGCGAGGAACCGATTCCTAGCGTTGAATCAGAGAAGGACAGAAACCCGTGCTATTGTTTTACGCTTGGCGACACGTATCCCATTAACGCACGCACGTCACGGGAAAACGATCTTCTGTCAATAATAATCGATTTTTAAATTGACGTAATATGAATTTTGTATTTCTGGGAAACACGGTGACGTGGCCGCTACTTCCGGAGTCTGAATGGGATGCAAGAAGAATCATAAGAGTCTGTGAAGATaaggaaatatatttcttttcgtttctttccataCGTACATATGATTGGTTGAAAATCAGAATGGTGTAAGTTAAGACATtgattttttatgtaaaatagttTTCTGCGTTTATTAGCATAAGAAATTCATTATGTTCGTATAAAACATAATGCCTAAATATGCGGATGTACATTCGTAACTTGCGTGAATTatcttaattctacataaataTCCGTTTACTATAATAATCGTATTACTCGATTAAATATCATTCATATAACTTGTACTGTAATCTTCTATCATTTAATTCATATAATCATTCACAATCTTTACTTTATAATGAAGATCGTATTATTCGATTAAAAGTCGATTAAAACTGCAGTGTTCGTAAAAAAAGAATCGTATTATTCATACAAAAGAGATACAAAATTTTGAAGAGAATGTGTAAAACAGCATCAAGAAATGTAAAACACATAGTATTTACATGTCGTCCAATTGACACGCGCAAATTCAAATGCATAAACTGAAATAATAGGCTGACTGGGTCTATGAACTCTTAACGCGCGTTTACTTCATTCTATGTTCACCTGTATAGGTTGCAACAGAAAGTCTCATTGATAGGTATTGatcgtttcattttattcaatCGCTTTTCCCAGCAAAAATCTTCCTTACGGTTGAATACACGCAGCATTTCAATCACCGATTTACTATTTGCTTTTCTTACATAATTTATTATCCACTTTGTAGTCCCTGCCCTgattaattatatcttaatttaCTATTAATAAGATTTAAAACATTAACATTATTAAGATTTAGAACAAAATTAACAAGTTGGAAGCAATAAGTTCTAAACTTCCTCcttatgattttataatttttcactaAATAGGATAATCAGatgacttgtaatttgtaatacttGTAAAGCTACTAATATCAGTTTGATCGTGCAAGAAGATCTTGATcatttaaattcaaaatttaaattatttaaattcaaaattaaacgaaacgtCAAAAAATTCGATTTCAGAAAGTtccaaataaaagaaacttAAAATTCCAAACAGAAAGATACGTCCTTACGTTATGTTTCCATGCAAATACATTTAACAACGTGCCCTGACGATAAAACATAAAACCCTAGCAAGATCTTAAAAGACCCAGCAATCTTCGGCTTGATCAGAACGAAATTAGTATCGCGTCATAAATAAATGTACAAACAGTTGAGAAGACATAAAAACCTATCCGGTGTCGTCTTCTTACCATGCCATACTTAGGACACGGTTATCTTGATGGAGGGGTACCAATCATCATAGTCCATGCGACGGTGTTTCCTTCGTTTCTGGAACTGTTTCTGTATGCGAAGAACATCACGTCCGGTCCCGAGCGCATCCTGCCTTTCATTACAAGCTCCCCGTGTTCGCCCAATCGCCGATTCCAAAGGAAACCCCAGCTGAATCCTCCTGCTGGCTGTCCTTCGTCTTTCACCGCAAATCGAACCTTGTCATTAGCATCGTCGTCGAGGTGATCGTACCTCGGCCATTGTCACAGCCGCTACTTCTGAACGACTTTCATTTCCATTCAATCGTTTCGAACCAATCGATTCTCCACTATGTTGGTGATCATCTATTTCTGTCTTATAATACATGCTTGATGATTCCAGAGGATGCATTAACTTGAGATGGAAGAAGTACTGGATAGATAAAAGTGAAAGTAggaaagttttatattttttatattcacgCTGTTGGTTCATCTTTCAccattgaattattattattgtattgagatattttataagtcacaagttacaagttactagtgctaataaactctcttatataacgtatacacaTGCAGTATATCTAAATGtccattattttacaaattttaaaatgatGAACATTTGGACGataaatttatcgatatttgatGTATAAACCCGTAGtaaacattttcaaaaaataatctGTTAACATTCATTAACTCCATTCTTTGTCCGACAAACCTACATGGTAGACAGGTAAGACTCATTATGACGACAAATGATTGAAGAACAATTTAACGATCGCAAACGATTGAATGGTAATGAAACCACCATTCTAAGCACAATCAATAATGGTATAGTGACGACAGTGAACCATAAAATTGATCACGCTTACAGATATCgatcgaatgaaaataaaaagttataaataattttatggtcTGTCacgtatatttacattttagttCATACATCATTTTTTCatacataattttttatgatatattataaatCTATACTGATCATatgaaaattacaagaaaaagCATAATAAATCATCTCTTATCTCTTTTTTACAGGGAAACAGTTTTACAACTCATTAAGTTATCGATTAATTCTATATTAACAAAATTGTCTTTATATTTGGTTTCAGAAGTAAGCATATATTTTTTCAtccttttcaaaattttcaagatATTGCTCATCATAATGTTACAATATcgaagattataaaatattgctttcttagtaatatctttatatctttGATTTCCGTAAAATTTCAccaatttatcaatttatttcgtTAAGATCTAGATATCTCCTGTTTAATCATAAACATGTACTTATCATGCTTTCCTCTTGTGATttctatacataaatatatattaatatgtatatatatgtatgtacataaatacttacttacataaatatgtatggaatatttaatagttcattattaaaaattaaaacgcTTTTTACGTTAGATAACAGTAATAGAAAAGCAACAATTTGTGTCAGCAATAGTACCCATACTTCAGGTCAaattcttgaatcgtttttaatatgtaatatccTCACGTTCAGTTCAATTCTTGGCATCAGACGAGgcattaaatacataatttagaTTATAAGTCTTCCAATGTGTAAATGATGAGTCTGTGTTCATTTCAACCAAAAAACGTTTTTCATTAATATAACACGTTTTTGGTATTCTTTGTATCAATGTCCTTATTCTTAttagttatattatattcaatatAACAATTCGTTTTTTAGATAGTGATATAACAAGAGTTACTAAGAAAATTATTACAGATATTTTCTTCCCTATATTAATGTcaattatcaatgaaatttgaaatttataaaacgacTATCGTTTCCTAACAACTACATATATACCAACCTTTAGAACAATATGTAAAACGCATACTTTGACAGATTAAGAGAATGCTCATACAATAGCtccaaaaagtatttgcacatcaCTATATTTATTACAGTACTTACATTCTATTAATTAGaccgaaatatattaaatgtcgTATCATGTACTTTAGAACCTGATAAAAAGATCATTCACGCACCTTGCTGCCTGCCATTTAGTGACTTCACTATCCTAGTTATTAGTTTCTATGAaagtgcaaatactttttgttcCTACTGTACATATTCATAAatacttacatatgtatatcttttcTTTCACGCGCTCAATTCGAATAGATCCTCTAACAGCCGTAGCCGTGACTATACACACAGTGGGCCAGTGGCCGAGCACGTATCACGTAACCTGAAGAGATGGCCTGGATGCCTTTTTTCGTCGTGTACCGTTACCGTAGAATAACTTCTGCGATCATGCCACTTATTTTACTTTGTCCCCATCGTTCACCTGTTCGATTGTATGTTACGACCTGTGCTCTATTAGCATCAAGGTTTAACGAGAATAGGAACCGAACGAGTTTCTCCCGCGGAAACGTTGTTCAGTCCAGTTCTCGTTGCTCACTCTGCGTGGTCAGTTGAAACGATCCCATCGATACTTACAAACGAATCGGCGGGAAACGAAacataaaatacaaagaaaacacATCAACGATCGTTAAGGCATTCACTGATATTCGCAGGAAGTGATTAACACATCGGAAGTGCAAGATGAGAGTTACGCTCGCCTTAGCTGTAATCCTCCTTGTTTGTATCAGCGTAAGTAATGCGTGAATATACTTAATCTTCATACTCGATAAATTAATTGTGACATCAGAATGTACGTTCCCGCTATTTGTTAGTCACCGATCATGGGAAAACGTGATCGGACATTTTTATTTGGTTAAAGATTTATTTAATcgcttgaaaattattaaatatgtaaacaaaaaatataaatcccagaagtaatcaaaattataattttgtataatcataagaatttatttcttgttctATGCATTTGTAACTCCAATTAAATGTTTATTAGTAACATCTAATAAAAATTCAGATATCTTACATTAATGTACAACTTTACATAAAAAGTATAGATattttttcaagaaattataatttaatataatgattcTTTCCTTTATGAGTTCGTAATAATTTATCTCTGTAATGCTCGACAGATTCAATGCGTTGAGAGCAAAGTAAAGAAGACAACACAGTTGTCTCTACAAAGCAAAGAAACGAACGTAGTGAACTTCATGAGATTACTCGTGATGAGACTTGTGTTTGGAGTTGCATCGGCGATGGGTCTCGGTGAAAATTTGTCCGGTGTGCTCGGAGGGATTTTCGTACCTCCTGGAGCAGATGATTACAGTGACTATGCCGATGATGATTTCATATCAGATTTGTTTTAATAATAGTGCACGTTAAGGAGCAATTCGAACATACAATTGCGAACATCGATCGATTCGAATTATGATTTTGCATTTGATTCTGTTTCGTCCTAAAATTGATGCACAAAGTCTCAACcaaagtgtatgtatatactTGCGTTTTTATACcgttattcgtcatattttCCGTATAGAACACTCGAAATGTGCAATAACCGAAGATGCATCATCATTAGCAGTCTCTACTCTCACCTTCTGTTTTATTATTggtaatgaaaatatttctgattcgaacaacttaatatttttatgtgcagaaataaagatatattattttattcttatcttCAAATTATTACACTTGACTATCTTTAGAAAATTTAGTTAATGTGAATTAGGAATTTTGgttaatttattctaaatttaaaattaattcaacatttttcttaatatttttactaACCGAATCTATGACTAAATCTATTGTATCACACTTCTTATGACAAacagtaattattttattattatttgtaaataatattatattatttatatttattatttatttatcaacataattatgaaaaaataaaacctTCTTGCGTCAAAAGGCGtcttatattaaatatgtaatttaaacTGCTCTTTGTACATATTAAGGTTTTAGTAAAAAGACAAATCGCtacttttatttgttttctaatattacaaaattatgtacctaataattgtttaatttaaaaataatgtgAAAATTATGTTCTTAAATAATTATGTAGATAAACATTTGCTTCTTGTAAGACTTAAAAACAAAATAGATTatcaaaaacaaaataaatatatacattttataaattatttatttattgaaaggtataatcattttattacct from Bombus terrestris chromosome 11, iyBomTerr1.2, whole genome shotgun sequence includes the following:
- the LOC100650569 gene encoding solute carrier family 22 member 8, coding for MNAEEVKVGCFQVVIVLLLGINYVIVAMSHALPVFHNYTPKFYCQPKNGTKRIYGCQELGNVTVAVNETSGLKESSSTDLCFSNYQFATEFGENSVVTEWSLVCEKRYLTFLGPTVYYIGVLMGACIAGLLADRIGRLPVQAICLYTQGTMAVALYVVQNYPTFLALRGLQGVFVQGLQNSTYILSLELFPVKARTFVALVMQIAWAIGLMLLAALSYVIPDWRILQLAVSVPTAITVLYIWIIPESPRWLLAKGKITEADMAVERITKYNVCCTRLRRENVKTEANISENATPVKPERKSRVSCADLKKSRTDSEMKEEAANLLNSNTDAAQQKVQKTSLREISEYLESKLPKTESEPDSAQCENGETNKRNAPSKSKSHRKSKSISQPAGNQRLSMKNTYDIVELRTPVNKEMSNKDDEKKFSKIKERSSNAQTKEELLELFKSTLLKKYGIVIIYQWFTSSIACYAFMTLEPNLWAINRHVSFALGGALEIASYVFLYFILSRYGRRLPISAYQSITGAICIFFAAIIIFSNSTITSNLMKTIISLLGRVAVMSTVSITYLYTIEIFPTVVRGTCLGLCTVFAKIGSLCTPHILSGEHFPITIPLIIIGMLCLGSGAVALILPETLSQVLPDAIEDSELLTVKRREKKNNENFNNEDASTTEDASEREILRAKLFSEDWVDAGNGILVNFSENKNSE
- the LOC100650333 gene encoding uncharacterized protein LOC100650333 encodes the protein MRVTLALAVILLVCISIQCVESKVKKTTQLSLQSKETNVVNFMRLLVMRLVFGVASAMGLGENLSGVLGGIFVPPGADDYSDYADDDFISDLF